In one Curtobacterium citreum genomic region, the following are encoded:
- a CDS encoding DUF6177 family protein, with product MGIEHPLVDGTGAGYVVSETVGRLVALTPMRADLVVQAAAAGLRVVFLTPDSSRLTEPFRQVLDAADGRWVVRSGDGALRDGSTGTSLLGLADGFRSPRTTDAVDPRYLEVPRPEQVQFVVSASIRHRPDAGTRLGRAWETFAALGPGTTPSGWGSHEPVEADWDKDTLTAAARARMPQDARFVVVGDERAPLAGSLTARRTEHGVEEVVSGLVGVGVPGSDAVQRAHDAVTVLLGDLCRTALPLVAMVFARVGSADLTVRPTLEQDPEPVAMLLGSPAVKGLGLDVDEMRDRFGAERVGRPRVPSLVLRFRDGPSRPDATGWERLRPVVDHLGRDALERLTGRDLGAGRTPQEEQHRAP from the coding sequence GTCGTCAGTGAGACCGTCGGGCGGCTCGTGGCGCTCACCCCGATGCGCGCGGACCTCGTCGTCCAGGCCGCGGCTGCCGGACTCCGGGTGGTGTTCCTGACCCCGGACTCCTCCCGCCTGACCGAACCGTTCCGGCAGGTCCTCGACGCGGCCGACGGACGCTGGGTCGTCCGGTCCGGCGACGGCGCGCTGCGCGACGGGTCGACCGGCACGTCGCTGCTCGGACTCGCCGACGGCTTCCGCTCTCCCCGGACCACCGACGCCGTCGACCCGCGGTACCTCGAGGTCCCCCGACCGGAGCAGGTGCAGTTCGTGGTGTCGGCGTCGATCCGCCACCGCCCCGACGCCGGCACACGTCTGGGTCGTGCGTGGGAGACGTTCGCCGCGCTCGGGCCCGGCACGACCCCGAGTGGTTGGGGCTCGCACGAACCGGTCGAGGCCGACTGGGACAAGGACACCCTCACCGCTGCCGCACGCGCACGGATGCCGCAGGACGCCCGGTTCGTGGTCGTCGGCGACGAGCGGGCGCCGCTGGCCGGGTCGCTCACCGCGCGGCGTACCGAGCACGGGGTGGAGGAGGTCGTCTCCGGCCTGGTCGGCGTCGGGGTCCCCGGCAGCGACGCGGTCCAGCGCGCGCACGACGCCGTGACCGTGCTGCTCGGCGACCTGTGCCGCACTGCGCTCCCGCTGGTCGCGATGGTGTTCGCCCGCGTCGGCTCGGCCGACCTGACCGTGCGCCCGACGCTGGAGCAGGACCCCGAACCCGTGGCGATGCTGCTCGGCTCCCCCGCTGTCAAGGGCCTCGGACTCGACGTCGACGAGATGCGCGACCGGTTCGGAGCCGAACGGGTCGGCCGTCCGCGGGTGCCGTCGCTCGTGTTGCGGTTCCGCGACGGCCCCTCGCGCCCGGACGCCACCGGGTGGGAACGCCTGCGCCCCGTGGTCGACCACCTGGGCCGCGACGCCCTCGAACGCCTGACCGGCCGGGACCTCGGCGCCGGCCGGACCCCGCAGGAGGAGCAGCACCGTGCCCCGTGA